A genomic region of Spirochaetaceae bacterium contains the following coding sequences:
- a CDS encoding collagen-like protein: MKFAAFISLIVSVAVLFAACAGAVGPPGKDGAPGATGPQGPKGEPGQPGEPGEPGEPAPLPLTGRTGPVVLDSLNAGDDEDEATEHMIDLMEAGYFHGGAEPFMFEITGVTDSDGTTAIDVTDETADDLTAEIDNGMLKVKLVGTTTFTDDDYVTGYTIALKAVDANSELAVSSVIIKPNRAPVLVTGVTATDGDLVDPNDAYVIGTMSGEVDGDTAEGIQPRGDGAASCSMFNMCELTLFSDDGDGEIDVSVTSATDGKYSWSVKDGKLTLTGLASTWGTSADDPVDVDVMATDEGGLSLEVTFMLSVNAPPMLSAAAADVDRSVEFTLGATAGLSLINQAGAVALFEDPENDTVVATFESANESIITVGESDGSVVPVSRGTTTITVTGTTGTQGADTGGLGQSAKLEYTVTVK; this comes from the coding sequence ATGAAATTCGCGGCGTTCATTTCGTTAATCGTTTCCGTGGCGGTCCTGTTCGCCGCCTGTGCAGGCGCGGTGGGCCCTCCGGGCAAGGATGGCGCGCCTGGCGCTACCGGCCCGCAGGGTCCGAAAGGAGAGCCGGGGCAACCGGGCGAACCCGGAGAACCAGGAGAACCAGCACCGCTGCCGTTGACCGGCCGTACCGGTCCGGTAGTCCTCGACAGCCTGAACGCGGGTGACGACGAAGACGAAGCCACAGAACACATGATCGATCTGATGGAGGCTGGCTACTTCCACGGAGGGGCCGAACCCTTCATGTTCGAGATAACCGGTGTTACGGATTCGGATGGGACGACAGCGATTGACGTGACAGACGAGACTGCCGACGATCTGACGGCCGAAATTGACAACGGTATGCTCAAGGTCAAGTTGGTTGGCACTACCACCTTCACCGACGACGACTACGTGACCGGTTACACTATTGCGTTGAAGGCGGTCGATGCGAATAGCGAGTTGGCTGTGTCTTCGGTCATCATCAAGCCCAACCGGGCTCCGGTTCTCGTAACCGGCGTTACCGCCACAGACGGAGACCTTGTGGATCCCAACGACGCATACGTGATTGGTACGATGTCCGGCGAGGTCGATGGAGACACCGCGGAGGGTATCCAGCCGCGAGGCGACGGCGCGGCGTCGTGCAGCATGTTCAACATGTGCGAGCTTACGCTCTTCTCGGATGATGGTGACGGTGAAATTGATGTTTCAGTCACTTCCGCAACCGACGGCAAGTACTCTTGGTCCGTGAAGGATGGCAAACTCACACTGACCGGACTGGCATCGACATGGGGCACGAGCGCCGATGACCCCGTCGACGTAGACGTAATGGCTACGGATGAAGGGGGTTTGTCACTTGAAGTCACCTTCATGCTGAGCGTAAACGCTCCGCCGATGCTGTCCGCCGCCGCCGCCGATGTAGACAGAAGTGTCGAATTCACATTAGGTGCTACGGCGGGTCTATCACTGATTAACCAAGCAGGGGCTGTTGCACTGTTTGAGGATCCAGAAAACGACACTGTCGTGGCGACTTTCGAATCAGCGAATGAGTCGATCATAACGGTAGGCGAATCTGACGGTTCTGTGGTTCCGGTATCAAGGGGTACCACTACGATCACAGTGACCGGTACCACCGGTACCCAAGGGGCCGATACTGGCGGCCTTGGGCAGAGCGCCAAACTCGAGTACACAGTCACCGTGAAATAG